In the Urocitellus parryii isolate mUroPar1 chromosome 10, mUroPar1.hap1, whole genome shotgun sequence genome, one interval contains:
- the LOC113178248 gene encoding UDP-glucuronosyltransferase 2B31-like has protein sequence MSAKMTAVLLLLQLSSHFGSGSCGKVLVWPLEYSHWINIKTILDELVQKGHEVTVLISSASVSFYVEEGSAIKFETYPSAVSKTDMEDFYIEAIRKLIYELLKQSIWTYFSLLQERVWENSENFLTICKEVVFNKNLMTKLRDSKFDVILADAFCPCGELLAELFEIPSVHTLRFLFGYTYEKYSAGLSFPPSYVPIIMSELSDQMTFMERIKNMLYVLYFDFWFQTFDEKKWNQFYSEILGRPSTLLDTMSKADIWLIRTYWDLEFPRPTLPNVDFVAGLHCRPAKPLPKEMEDFVQSSGENGVVVFSLGSMVNNMTEERANVIASALAQIPQKVIWRYDGKRPATLGPNTRIYKWIPQNDLLDIKRML, from the exons ATGTCTGCAAAAATGACTGCAGTTCTACTCCTGTTACAGCTGAGTAGTCACTTTGGTTCTGGAAGTTGTGGGAAAGTGCTTGTGTGGCCATTGGAATACAGCCATTGGATAAATATAAAGACAATATTGGATGAACTAGTTCAGAAAGGTCACGAAGTGACTGTTCTGATATCCTcagcttctgtttctttttatgttgaAGAAGGATCTGCTATTAAATTTGAGACTTACCCTTCAGCAGTGTCTAAAACTGACATGGAAGATTTTTACATTGAAGCAATCAGGAAGTTGATTTATGAGCTGCTGAAACAATCAATTTGGACATATTTTTCACTGTTGCAAGAACGGGTGTGGGAAAATTCTGAAAACTTTTTGACAATCTGTAAAGAGGTAGTTTTTAACAAGAATCTTATGACAAAACTACGTGATTCCAAGTTTGATGTCATTCTTGCAGATGCATTTTGTCCCTGTGGTGAGCTGCTAGCTGAGCTATTTGAAATACCAAGTGTGCATACTCTTCGCTTTTTGTTTGGCTACACGTATGAAAAATATAGTGCAGGACTTTCATTCCCTCCTTCCTATGTGCCTATTATTATGTCAGAATTAAGTGATCAAATGACATTCATGGAGCGGATAAAAAATATGCTGTATGTGCTGTATTTTGACTTTTGGTTTCAAACATTTGATGAAAAGAAGTGGAATCAGTTTTACAGTGAAATTTTAG GACGACCCAGTACATTATTAGATACAATGTCAAAAGCAGATATCTGGCTCATTAGAACCTATTGGGATTTGGAATTTCCTCGCCCAACCCTACCAAATGTTGATTTCGTTGCAGGACTCCACTGCAGACCTGCCAAACCTCTGCCTAAG GAAATGGAAGACTTTGTCCAGAGCTCTGGAGAGAATGGTGTTGTGGTGTTTTCTCTGGGGTCAATGGTCAATAACATGACCGAAGAAAGGGCCAATGTGATTGCATCAGCCCTTGCCCAGATTCCACAAAAG GTCATATGGAGATATGATGGCAAGAGACCAGCTACCTTAGGACCCAATACTCGAATTTACAAATGGATTCCTCAGAATGACCTTCTTG